The DNA segment agcaacttcttgtgattgcttccgacgtaattgacaatggcgttgttctagtcaccccatcagcccactgcctctccaaaggaattgcactagcgtcgactctcgttcgattcatcaacggcacggctcttctcacagtactcaacgtcacaaatgagccgattttgcttcccaaaggtgctgtcgtggtttgcggtgtggacacccagcctgtctcggtgatggcttcgagtactggtactgcagaaccacgcccacctgcagctgctgctcctgctactgcttttgccagcgcaatcagtacggatctgactccgcagcaagcacatcaactactggccttggtgtcgaaacataaatcttccttcgacgtacactcacctacctctcttgggacagacttcagcggcaactcatcgcatacacgtcgatggaagttctattgtccgccgtcgaccatatcgcgtttcttccgccgaacgcgagataatcgacaagcacgttgccgacatgctcgagcgaaatatcatccgcccctccgccagcccttggtcgtcacccgtcgttttggtgcgcaagaaagatggcacagtgcgattttgtgttgattaccgtgccttgaacaaaataacccgaaaagacgtatatcctttgcctcgcattgacgacgccttagattcattgcaaggcgcggaatacttttccagtcttgacttacgctcgggttattcgcaaattccgatgcatgaggccgacaaggaaaaactgcctttgcaacactgatggactgtacgaatttaacgtcatgccttttggcctctgcaatgcaccagcaaccttcgaacgaatgatggacactgttctgcggggccttaagtggaagtcttgtttgtgttaccttgacgacatagtcatattttcttcgaccttccaactccacttgcagcgcctcgatgaagttctgacgtgtctctctgctgctggtcttcagctgaataccaaaaagtgccactttgccagcaagactattaaagtactgggccacctcgtaagcaaagacggcattcggcctgaccccgaaaagattaccgccgtcctccgctttccgatgccccaacgctccaaagaacttcgcagctttcttggcctggcttcttacttccggcgcttcatacgtgacttagctaccatcgcggctccgcttcaccgactccttccttcaggatctccatacgtatggtcagacgagtgccaagcggcttttgacactttaaagcgtgccctcacgtctgagccagtgctttgtcatttcgatgagtccgcacccactcttctccatactgatgccagcggccatggaatcggcgctgttcttttgcaacgacaacgttttgaggaacgcgtggtcgcatacgcaagtcggacgctaacatcggccgagaaaaattatacaatcactgagcaggagtgcctcgccgttgtttgggccatccaaaaattccgaccgtatttacacggccgccactttacggtcgtgaccgaccaccacgccttatgctggttgtcgacgttaaagaatttatctcgccgtttaggtcgctggatacttcgtctgcaagaatatgacttcgacgtcacgtacaaatccggcaagaaacacaacgatgcagatgctctcagccgctgtccgttaccaccgcagtctgacgttcccggcctgcctccatccgtcaccgagcctgtaaacgcgtcctctgcagttctttcactcgccgctctcaacggtcttccttctttccaccctgagacgttcgcgtccctccaacgcgacgacgcttactgccactcaattatggaacgccttcacggctcatctcgtcctcctaacgcgcgagcccgtcgccagttacaaaacttcaagtgtgaaaactcaatcctctaccggtaggtcttccaccccgaaggacagcgttgggttcctgtcactcctcgatcactcagggaacagatattgaagacatttcacgatgatcccacggctggatatctcggctttcacaagacctatgaacgcatccgcagtcgtttttcctggcctggacttgccacctgcgtagcgaagtacgtcgcttcttgctcgctctgccagcaccgcaaacggtccacttcacctccggctggactgctgcaaccacttccctgtcctgacgctccattcgcagtcatcgggattgacctctacggaccgctgccattatcagctagcggcaagagatgggtcgtcactgcagttgaccacttgaccaggtatgccgaaacagctgcgctaccttcaggatccgcggaggagattgcggctttcttcctggaagccatctttctacgacatggagcgccacgcgtccttttgagtgaccgtggaaaggcgtttctgtcgaagctactcgaggacgtcctccgcacatgcaacaccatccataagacgactaccagctaccatcctcagactaatggcctcacagagcgcttccatcgaactctctctgacatgatctccatgtacatcaacgctgaccacaccaactgggataccatcctgccattcgtgacttttgtctacaacaccgctgcacagtgcactactggctactcaccatgctttctagtttacgggcgtcaaccgacctctctcctcgacgtctctttttttgacgcccccgtgaaatcgtcggcgtcagtgagtgagcagttaatatctcgccttgccgcatgtcgccatcgcgcccgcctcaacaccgaggcaagtcaacaggataggaagactcgctgcgatgcatttcaccgcgtcgttcagttcagccccggcgatgaagtgttattgtggacacccactcgagttcctggcctgtgcgacaagtttcagtcgcgttttatagggccctacactgttgtagagcaaacttcgccagtgaactaccgtgtcactcccgttgtcacgccttccgatggccgctaccgtggcacagaaattgtccacgtttcgcgcctaaagcccttccaacgacgtaccgcaccgctataaccagcggccaggttggccgctttcccgcgagggggtaattagtgtgagcaaaatatcattccttcatcttcttcacctgtacataatcatcatcactgtgcgcgtcgtcttcgttcagcgcgtggctcagcaaaataaaggcgacgagacaacagccgTGCTcctgccttacaatatatatatatatatatatattgtgagcattatattaccccttcatcttcttcatctgtatatactcatcatcatggccagcgccattcgcttcggcgcgcggcctgcatattaaaccgtcgaggttgaacagctgtctcgcaagtggtggagagtgctctcgatcccttcgtcctctacgacttcgagtttccctggagcttcgttccagTCGCCGCTTgtcccgcctttccgccaccatgccccaagaagatccaccaggagcccccagggccaccgtctctgccccaccggccgttccttcatggaccgtcagcacgcggcagcgcgatcccaccatgttcgttggccttcctagtgaggatgttgacgactggctggataattatgaccgagtgagcgagtctaaccggtgggatgattctcacaagcttgggagcgtcgcattctacctcactgacgttgccaggacttggtttcttaaccatgagcgctccttccctgactgggcggctttcagacaccagcttcggcaaattttcggcgccccaaacgtccgctctgaggtagccaagacTAAGCTTGATgaacgcatgcaacttcccggggaaacatacaccacTTATATCGAGGACgccctcgccctttgtcgccgggttgacgcagccatgactgaatctgatcgtgttcgtcatatcctcaagggaattgcccacgtcgcgttcaacgcccTGGCCATCAggaatccaaataccgttaacgatgttatcgcgtcttgccagcatctggacgccctgcaggccatccgtttacaacctgtcgcctgtgacacgcctccttcctcggatacggacctgcgtgtcctgattcggactctcatacgcgaagagctccaagtgtacggcctgcgcagtcctcccgttcttcagccacAACCTttggttcctggcctgcgcgacatcatcaaagaggaactgtcctccatgacctgcactgtgggctgtgcccctccttcgccggcgccttcgtatgctcaggttgcggctatgcaaccagcgttcgttcagacaacgcctcctgctcctgctactcccaaccatcaGGCGACTCTTGCACCTCGtgcccctgccacagcatattaccctacccggccttcgccccgccccatttgttattactgcggtattcgcgggcacatatcgcgcttttgtcgaagacgacaacaggacgaacgccgcggttacgatgtttacgagcgagacccGTTGCCTCTTCCAAgtccctaccagcgccggctttcccaacgctcacttactccgcctccaaatcccgaagagcctcgcaactaccgtccagggcgccgctgctcgccttcccctctccgacgctccacATCACCTTTGCTACCGGCcacccgcactcctgactaccgatcggaaaactagatggtgcagtttttggagggaaagctgcatggcccgcacagactacaattcctccagtgtgcccggccaatactttattagtgtgtgtagaaggtgtacccgttcctgcatcgattgatacgggcgcagctatttctgttattcacgctgacttgtgctctcgtctacgcaaggttactacaccttacaatggagctattctacatcacgcaaataatgttgtgattcggccaccagcgcaatgcacagttcgagtttcgattgacgggattcgccaccatattcagttcgcagtgttgacttcctgcgCTCACTTGCTTATACTatggtgggactttctctcttcggcgtccgctttcatttcgtgccatcaacgcctcgttaacttgaccgagaccgacaattccgacgacgtgcccgacccgcgccttcgcttacgatctgctgacgattgtatggtgcctcctggccgcgaacaacttcttgtagttaactctgacatcgccgatggtgatgttttagttgtaccatcacctcgttgcctatccaaagtgATTgttctggcacctagccttgttcgcttcaccaacggtacggccactttggctgtactcaacacaaccactgagccagtacttcttcctaaaagcgctgttgtcatttgcgtcttagacactcagcctgtctctgtgcttacctcgactactgctgtttcacaggCACCTACAGCTATAGAGACAGCCCCTGCTtttgttctcgctagtgcaatgagcactgatctaacgccacagcagacggaagagttagtggcgttgttatccaagcataaggactccttcgacgtgcactctcctcttctgggacagacttctgcaacggctcatagcatacacacagatggcacttccatcgtgcgccggcggccatatcgtgtttcttccaccgaacgccagatcatcgatacccacgttgccgagatgctgaaacgaagcatcatccgcccttcctcaagcccttggtcgtcacctgtcgttttggtgcgtaagaaagacggctcagtgcgattttgcgtagactactgTGCCTTGAACAACATAACCCGCtaagatgtatatccacttccccgaatcgatgatgcgttagattcattacaaggcgcggagtatttcaccagccttgatctacgctccgtatactggcagatccccatgcacgaagaagacaagacaaaaactgcctttgccacacccgatggactttacgaatttaacctaatgcctttcggcctgtgtaatgctcccgccacatttaagcggatgattgacaccgtactacggggAGTAAAGTGGACGACTtccttatgctaccttgacgacatcgtcatattttcgtcgaccttccatcagcacttgcagcgcctcgacgaagtcttgacatgcctctctgctgctggccttcagctgaatacaaaaaagtgccacttcgccagcaaaaccattaaagtactcggacaccttgtcagcaaggagggcattcgacctgaccccgataagattaccgctctcctgcgcttccccaggcctcaacgcgccaaagacttgcgtagcttccttggcctagcctcgtatttccggcgcttcatacgtaactttgccaccattgcggcgccgctccatcaactacttccttctggagctccctatgtatggacggacgaatgccaaactgcttttgacgccctcaagcgtgccctcacgtccgaacctgtgctttgtcatttcgacaacaccgcacccagtcttctacatactgacgccagcggccatggtatcggcgctgttcttctgcaacgtcagcaaacttccgaagaacgtgtgttcgcatacgcaagtcgcacgctaacacctgcagagaaaaattatacgattaccgagcaagagtgtcttgccgttgtttggtccgtccaaaaattctggccttatctgcacggccgccacattacggtcgttactgatcaccacgccttgtgctggctggCGACGGTAAAACATTTAACgggacgtctcggccgttggatacttcgtttacaagaatacgacttcgacgtcaactacaagtctggaaagaaacaccaggatgccgatgctctctctcgttgtccctaccaccgtcttcaaacactgcctgcttaccaccttccatgagcaacccgccggacctctctcctgcatttccttcactcgcagccctcgaccggctcccacctagccattctcatacgtttgcaacttgccaacgtagtgactcctactgccactccgttattgaacgtattcggggatcctctcgcacacctaacgctcgactccgtcggcagttgaagaaccacaagattgaaaattcggtgctataccggtacgtgttgcatcccgaaggacaccgttgggtccctgtagttccccgatcacttcggacccagatactggagacctttcacgacgatcccactgccggtcactttggttttcataaaacctatgagcgaattcgcagccgcttctcttggcctggacttgcaacaagcgtagcaaaatacgtggctttctgttcgatctgccaacaccgcaaacgactgacctcacctccggctggactgctactacctgtcccgtgtcctgaagctcctttcgcagtagtttgtatcgacttgtatggaccactacccttatcggctggcggtaaacgatggattgtcacagctgtagaccacttgacacggtacgctgaaacagccgctctaccttccggttccgcagcggaggttgcatcctttttcttggaaacaaTCTTTTTAAGACCATTCTTTTCAGTGACCGCTGCAGGACCTTtgtgtctaaacttctcgacgatgttctccgtgcgtccaataccatccataaaacgacttacagctaccaccctcaaactaacggcctcacagagcgctttcattgTACGCTGTCCGAAATGAtctcaatgtacatcaaccctgatcacaccaattgggatgctattctcccattcgtcaccttcgcttacaacacggccgtccaacgcacaacggggtactcgccctttttccttgtgtatggtcgtcaacaaatcactgtcctcgacgtctctttcgttgacgtccccgtgccctcgtccacatcaacgtgtgagcaatttgtttcgcgaattacccagtgtcgccaacacgcccgcctcaataccgacgccagtcaacaagaccgcaaaactcgctatgatgcatcccaccgtgtcgtttccttccagcctggagacgaagtgttgctgtggactccacttcgcgttcctggtttatgcgagaaatttcagtcccgttttgtcggcccttacacagtaCAGGAACAGACTTCgtcagttaactatcgtgtcgcgcccgttgttacgcctttggacggccgctgccgtaccacagagattgtgaaTGTTttacgtttaaagcctttcatacggcgttcgccgccatagccagcggccaggttggccgcttccatgcgcgggggtaattgtgtgaccattatattaccccttcatcttcttcatctgtatatactcatcatcatggatAGCACCATTCGCTTcggcgcgcggcctgcataataaaccgtcgaggttgaacagctgtctcgcaatatatatatatatatatatatatatatatatatatatatatatattgtaatggagATACACCGAGACAGCACCCGTTcatgggccggctgttctatattctgcttcgtcctcctcttcccctcgttcgccccctagctCCTGGTGTCCGAGCGCCGGAGCTCAAGTGCAtgtcttcatctttacactcggccacgctgctgaagataGCTCTGGCGGTTGTGAATGCGCGCTGATGCTGGAAAATCATTGTATATTCGTCGTCGCAAGTAGTCGTCGTCaagaccgtccagcgcgcaaccagctcctcggggGTTCGGCACTGACTGTAGCGCTCTGGTCGCGGGTTTGTGGTCGATTGTCCTGCCGCTGAGCGCTGTCGGTTTCGGGCAGGGTTGGGAAGATTCCCTTGAAGGCTGCTCCGTTGATTTTTGCGGGCGGTGCTGCCAGTCTTCCCCTCTTCTCAGGCTTTCGGGGACTGTCACAGAGGTAGCTTGGGAGGCTGTCCGCGGATGGTGGTGCTCTGGGTGGCTGGAGGGCATCGTCGGAGCCATTCTGGGGCggcgcttcgttgcggtggccGCTGTGCCTTGGGCGCCGCGCTGACCCTGGGGGGAGCGCCTTGACGCCTTGGTGGGTGCTGCGCTTGACGGCGACGTCCCCGGCGGGTGCGGTGGGGGCGTTCCCCGAGGTGGGCGACCATGGTGGTGGATGGCTCCGGTCAATGGCCGCTGACGCTTGCCTGAACACTGGGTCGTGATCTCTGGCGGCGGAAGTCGGGGTTGTGGgattgccaccgccactgctgctggaaccatgGGGTGTTGGGACTGGTTGCTGCTGGGTACTGGAGAATACCGGGGCGCTGCGgctgctcccctggtgcggtggtggcTTCGGGCGGTGGGCGTCCTGCGGTGGGGGCTGTCTTGCGGTGCCTCCCTTGTGGCCTGGTGTGGCTGACACTCCCGGGGGCGATGGCGATGGCGGCGCCGGGTGGAGTGGACCTgcgcgcggctgctgctgcggcccGAGGAGGGTGATTGCGGGACTCTAGGCCGGTCGGTCCGGGCGCTCGTTGGGTTCTCGCTGCTTGACACGTAGACCTAACGTCTtctcgtagacg comes from the Dermacentor silvarum isolate Dsil-2018 chromosome 9, BIME_Dsil_1.4, whole genome shotgun sequence genome and includes:
- the LOC119463689 gene encoding basic salivary proline-rich protein 1-like — its product is MRTSSSILLLAVLAAFLAMVTAAEDRNDEMRSGDVRDHQWSGSSGGGSRPQPPPHRSQASRSNSSTSASSPIHGGPGGEAYKTADEAASAAASEVEACGDNAGNAQCCDPWDTDPSAMDLLLLRAEEQRNKSPTPAHATPARKGQQPRAGPLHPAPPSPSPPGVSATPGHKGGTARQPPPQDAHRPKPPPHQGSSRSAPVFSSTQQQPVPTPHGSSSSGGGNPTTPTSAARDHDPVFRQASAAIDRSHPPPWSPTSGNAPTAPAGDVAVKRSTHQGVKALPPGSARRPRHSGHRNEAPPQNGSDDALQPPRAPPSADSLPSYLCDSPRKPEKRGRLAAPPAKINGAAFKGIFPTLPETDSAQRQDNRPQTRDQSATVSAEPPRSWLRAGRS